The region ctcaggtctgtttcacACGATTGCCTTGACTAAGGTCAATGTGCAGTTTTAATCTTCATCAGGGGtggggggagtagcagagagaactcccatgattccccgccagcctctgCGTCGTCTTTTGcaattgttttgattgagagccccctggtggcagaattaaCATACTGTGCAattaaagtttattaaaaaatactttgacCTACTTTTGcaaaatcatttaatttatgATGCATATATTTTTGCTTGATCAGTACAACTTAATTTAGATATATTAACTGATCAATATGCAATATGCACACACTGACCTCAGCAGAATTCTTTTTTGACGTCATGCCCCTCCTCCTACCTCCCTTTGGGCTGGGAAAATGTCCccctgtgagggacatgtgtgaaaggggaaTTCTGGAAAGTATCAGGAGCAGACTGGCTCGAAATGATTGAGAAACTGTCaggagtgtatgtgtgaatgggGCTTTATTTTGCAATTATAGTCCCTGGTAAATGAGGTTGTGCAAAATTCAATATTCGACTCGTTTACCACATAAGGACTGTGCagcatcacacacagacagacagacagacagacacccacacccacacacacacacacacacacacacacacacacacacacacacacacacacactgttatttGGGGATTTGTGCTAATGACTCACGTGCGGCAGTCTCACATGAACAGACAATGAAAATCATTATCTGTGCAAGTTAAAGCTGTAGATTCAAAGCAGTTTtaatcctgcacacacacacacagacacacacagacacacacacacacacacacacacacacacacacacacacacacacacacgcactgtgACTCTAAAATCTTGAACAATCGGCAATCACAATGCCTTTTAGTGTGGCggagcattttctttttttttctttccatttataacctttaaaaataagGTAGCATTTTTCCCTCTGTGCCACTGTGACGCACAGCAGACTCTTTATATTTGTCCCTGACGTTTTCCCCCTTCCCTCACATCTTACGTACATGGtattcttcagctgtcctaaccctaaccctaatgttGCAGACCTGTTGCATCTGTAAACTGTCTCGCATCGGTAAATAGGGGTTTCTTCCTTGTGACATCATATCCCAGAGGCCCCTTTTGCTCCTGGAAGACAAGAGGCAGCTGGAGGTCTGGTATTCATTCATACTTCCAAAACATGACCTCCCCCACCTTACCCAAGCGGCCGGCATGTGGGGATGTATGCTATCGGCTCAGGGGCTGTagatttaaagcatttttttttttaaacggacTTAATTGTTTTTACTCTGCATTCAGAAGGAATATAGTTCATCTTCAGGCTGCAGCTCATTCATGTCTCCATTCATTCACTTCAGTGTAAACACAACCTTATTCATCCACATATACAGGGCCAGTCCGTGTCCAGCTTCGACCTCCATGAGCTCTTCAGGATCACAGAGTAATAACGGAGGATTTAGTGATGGTATCCTCTGCATACCTGCCCTGGAAACAGGCCCCCACGGTTTACTATTTTCTTGAATGTGGTCCACTTTCATTGCTGGACAGTTTGTTTGCGATGAACAAGCACACAGAAACCTACTACATATGTAAAATACTACACATCAGGACCAAAGAGAGAGTGCATCCTGTTTACACAGAGAAGGACACAGAGAAACGTTGATGTCtgattctgtctgtctgcaatactcagaaacacacacacacacacacacacacacacacacacacacacacacacacacacacacacacacaccatcatttCACTAGGgggaaaacaaaaatcaatctCCGCTTCACCTGTATTCAGCTCAGCTTAATGCACCTAAATTGCGCCAATCACGGTCCTATTTTAAATCTGTATGCCTATAAAAATGATTGTTGAGACTTAGCCTACCTTTTGATGGATGAGCCGCTGTTGGGAacgtatgtttttttttttttgttgttgtggttacCAAGGGGACTGGATCAAAAGAGCATCAGTGAAGCACATTATCTTGTCATGTCTTACATGCTGCTATAAGGCCATAGGAACACTACCGTGAGAACAGGGCACTAAACATCACTTAGGAGGTAATATTCAGCGGAGTAACTCAATTTGAAAGCATTATCAGGAACTGACTTTTGTCTATGGGCAATAAGGTTTGAAGTGTTTGGGGGTATTTTTCAGtcaattcaaatgaaaagcaaTGAACCAAGAATGTTGAAATTAGTATTTGTAATTCTGTTTAGGTGTTGTGAAATATACATGGGCTAGTATTTAAAAATatgcatttgaatttgaaaaattgtgtgtgtgtgtgtgtgtgtgttgggggggggggggggggacctttATAGTGTGAAAATGCATTCTCCATTATTGCAGCTGTTATTATTTTCACTTGTTAGTCAGACAGTCATTTGAAATGTAACTGCACTTCCTGCTGAGTGAAGTTGTTTCATGTGATGTGCATTGCCACTTTTTACAATTCTATTCAATTTAAACATCTTTATTCATCCCTCTAGGGGCCGTTTGTTTGGAGCAGCTTGTTCATAAAAGACATATGTGGACACAGGGGTGTTGAGGCAACAATAAATTGTACACGAGAGATAAAATATGCGATAAGAAGTCACACATGTTTTAAAGGCAGTTCAAAGGCAACACTTTCTTTTCACACAGCACTGAATAACATTACTACTAGTGGCACCCCCTGGTGGCTTAAAATGATACCCTGTCATGCCTACAGATGTGGATTGAAGTGTTTATGCCAGGTCTGACCTCAgaggaaaggaaccacagggcAACTCTTACTGCACATTACtcaacaggggaaaaaaaacattttacagagaaaagaataaggaagaaaagaacaaaGGAAAATGAGGAAAGCGAAAACATGACTCATGGTGAGAAGGTGGTTTAGTTATTGTtataatttcacatttaaaaatgaggaTGACGTGAtgcaagaaaatgaaaatgtgactcGTTCATCACCTTGGAAGTATGAAGTTGTCAAGCCATTTCTAGAACTAAGTGATTTTGCatcatataaaaaaatgtaaacatttgagATCATAAAGTTATAAAGAGTTTATTGtattacaaaatgtattgattgCATAAGCATTGTGTTTTCAATACATTCAAGTGCTTGATTTACAGATTGGCAGCAGCATTAACTTTCACTTTCCTTGCATAGGGCTTTGCCAGTGCTGGACAAAAATGTCTAGTTGGGCCTTTCACAATGCTGCACTCTGTGGATTGTTTTAATTGTGTAAACCAATCCAAGTCTTGCACAGCGCTTAGCCCAAGATATAGCTTTATTAAACAGCGCCAGgatggagctttttttttcttttttttttagaacatttaaatattgaGAGGCACACTCTGGCATAAACAAGGCTTAATCACCAAAATCATCAAAAGAAACAAGCAGACCTGTGTTGCTGAACGGACCAAATCTTTGCCATTTTTGTGAGTGTGCTGGCTTggacattttttgttatttcatgtcGTCCCAGGAAAAGAAATATGCGAAGGAGAATTCCATCTTAAATATGCAGCCAATGGCCGGTTAATCATCACAATCTACAGTTGATTTAGGGAGAATTTAATCACCCTGCAGCAGCATAGAGCTCTGTATGCAACCCAAATCTTTAAGGGTTATTGTGAAGCTCTCACATGTTTGTATAACTTTCTATCCAGCTATAAATCCTTTGTATGTctctttcaataaaaacaagaggCCCTGGCTTTTATTCTCTGTAATTTCTTACAGAGAGTAAAAGTTCTGGCAGTCTTGCTGCTCATCCAATTCATTAAATTCCACAGGCAGTTTTCCCATCCAGAGACACTGAGTGCACATTTGGTACGCATTACTCAGGAAATGCCGGAGTATCTTGGTGTCAGGATGACACAGCAGAGAAGTCTGTGGTCTGAATTCatctagcagcagcagcagccgcagaAGTTAACTAGCTGTGAACTAGCTACCAACGACTTTGACTCCAGAACATCTCAGCAACCAGGAAATACCATCCAAAAGACCTGACAGGGATTCTGCTACGGTATCCTGCACCTGAAtcagagagaggaacaaaatCGGTGACACTTGATAGCAATAAATGCGGCAGAAGAtttcaaaaatactgaaatgatttaatgccaaaatgaaaaatgaccaTCCAGGGGTTAGCCAGTTGTGGAAGGCCGAGTCTCTTCGCCATGTAAACACAGGAAGTGCGACACGTGTCCGTGCTTCTGCTGATTGCTCCTGGTTCTTCTCTGGAAATGCAGGAGAGAACCAGCAGAGGCCTGGAAGCCGAACCCCCGGCGGCGCTCAGCAGAGCCCGAATCTGAGCCACCTCAGACTCACCtccacctgaacacacagaattTCATGCAAAGGTACTCAGCTAAACGTGTCTATGGCAGCAACCAATGTGACTGATGTGATAAGAGAGGGTTCTCATGGGGAAAAGCTGCAAATAAGAATGTCCTCTTCTTATCCTACCTTTTCCGGGCTCTGCATTGGCTACGTAGATGAAACCATCCACCACCTGGCACACTTGCTGGACCTGAGGAGCAGGGATGTAGATCGGCTGTCCGGAGTCATCTGTTCCTTCCAAAGAAAACAGTTTATTATTGACGCTCTGCTGCTCCAGCCTGGCTCTTTCCCTCTCcgccctgcacacacaaacacaagaagttACGTTGAAAGACCGACAATCATATGACGAGAAACATAAATAGCCAAATGCAATTTTTATGTTGACCTACAGGGCGAGGTGCTCACCTATTTGTCGAGTACAGAGTCAGGATATTGAATTTGTGTTGGTTATTGAACAGGTAGCTGATCCCTGAGCCAATACCTAAGATCAGATCAGAGAAAAGTTTGgaatttgtttgtttacattctgGGCTGATAGAAACTCATGAGAAAACATCTTTGGGCAAATACTGCCACCTAGTGGTAGGAAAGAAAACCTTACAACAACTCCAACTAATAAtgcaactttttaaataaacgtGTTTCCATGATGTATGCATCATAACAATAGTTTTTATAACATGAGCACTATAGTTTGGGGATAGAGTAATGTAggatacacattttaaaactggTTAAAAGGGGAGCTTTAACACTGTTATTGTAATGATAAGAGAGTACCAGGAGAAGTTTGTCCTTTATCCTCATCATCAGTGTTATCTCACCATTTATCTGCCTGTGTGGAGTGCCGGACACTGGAAGCACATCTGGTGCATGCATGAGCCTTCTGACTAAAGAGACATCCAGCTGCTCCATGCCGGGGCCAAACATTGCATAGCGAGGCTCAGCTGAGGCTACCAGAGACTGAAGAAATGAAGTCACGACCGCATACGCCGGGCGAGAGGGAAGCCATTGTTGTCTGCAGGATGGGCAACCTTTCAGGTATCTGATGAGACAGAAACAATGGTTCAAACCGTTTCCATCACATGGCTACCAAATGTTGGACTAAACAATAGATACCTACTCTGACATGTAGTCAAATCTGGATTCCATCCCTTTGTCATCCCCCTCTTCTCTGTCATCTAGGCTCTCATCTGCATTGATTAGGGGTGCGTCCAATATCTCCAGTTGGGGCATGCTCAAATGATCAATGGACGTCCAGTATGGCATGTCCCTGAGCAGGAAGTATCTCCACAGTAACCGATCTCTCACCATCGCCCTCCAGTACTGACTGGTGGCTCCCAGGCGGCAGATGTCAGCAGGAGACAGATATGCCATGATCAGGAACTGCACATCCACCTTAAGAGGAGGGGTGTGATTTGACATGACGGTGATGAGGAATTTCCCCACAATTTCAGATGTTGTGTGTCATAATGTGATATGTCCTCGCTCCAAAAACGATTTGATGTTTAAATGATTCTATGCCCGttatgttgttctttttattttttaagcaaaGAGACTAAAACAGTTTAAAGCTGAAAGttgtaaacatacaaaacaaacagaagactcAAAAGCTGTGAAAGAGGTGAAGACAACACCAGTCTATTTATAActaataaaaatgtgcaaacatgaaaataaacgtGTTTAAAAGAAGCTTCAGCATCTCAGATGAAAGATAAGACTTAGAACTTTAAACTTTATGCAAACTCTTTAAACTCTGATGTAAAAAGAAGTATTAACAGTGTTGAATTAATAATCTGATAGTATCAGTTTCTGGGTCTCTGAGTTCAAAGTCAGggaatattatattattttataactAATGCAATGACACAAAATAGGATATTGCTATTGTTCCAAACTGGAGTAGATAAATCTATATTTGACTGGCATGAACTTGTCCTTCATTACAAGTGAACATAAGTGCAGTGATTTTAAGTGCTGAGTAAAAGCAGGAAGTAAACACGAAGTGGCCAATTAAGGTTCAAAGTCGGTCCTTGAATGCATCTTTTATTTGCCTttcaatatttcatttattaCATGGGACAAATACCCATTCATGATTCGCATATCTTACCGGTAAGCTATCCAGAAATCCAGGTTGAAGCTCATCTCTAGCTTCCACAGACGTCAAATCACTTTTCCCAACAAACCCACTATTTGGAAAGTATCTGTCTCTGAATGTCCGGAGGCTGCGGATCACCACAGACTCGCTGAGCTGCTGAGTCTTACCTGACATGACTTCACATGAAGGAGGATGTGcgaaaagctaaaaaaaatgcGGTCAAAATAGACCTTTGAGATGACAACAAAAGTTGACGTTTTCCCTATGAATGTCACACTTCCTTGTTGCTGGCGGCCGtggtgcattgtgggtgttGCTGTTCTACAGTACCCGCTGAAACTACAACTAAAAACAGCGAGTAGACATGAGATGCAAATGAAGTCTCTTAATTAAAACAACGCGCGTGTTTATTGTCAACGacgacataaaaaaagaaagtgatttTTCGCAAAAACAACATTGATTCTGTATTAATAGTTGTACTATCAAGATAACGCAAGTGGAAGAAAAATGGAAGTTGCAATAGATGAGAATACAAGTGGTGCATTACAAGCCggtatgacaaaaaaaatgaacatactTCAATTATTAATACATCATTGTCAAATAGTTTCTGAACAACTTTCTTTGCCTTTAGagtttatatttttatgcacacatacatgtatAATGTATATGCAATTATAATATATTAAAAGCATtacaaaatggcaaaaaaaacaaaacaaaaaaaaaacaataaataaaatgttactgTGCAATGTCTTATTTCCAGCTGGATTATCTTCAAACTTGTAACAATCTTAAAAAACGAAAAAAGGTCAATTGTATTAATAACCTTTTTTATACTCATATTAATGTTATTATAACACATTCTCAGAGCAAAGTAAGTGCCCCAGTCAACAGTCTGGAATCAGGATGATAACTGCTTTTTTCAGCAGGACatggcaaacaaacaaaaacaaacagaaagaaaaaaaacaaccaacacCCTTCTCTGCAGCCCCTGCCAGTTTTACACCACCTATCTTATACTTTTCATATTCGCCTGCTTTGGCCTGTGCCGTTTGGCAAGGGATGAGGTTGCCTGTAGACACTGATCCATAGACTCTTTTTCATCACATACTCTTCCTATCCGTGCCTCCCCTTAACCTTCCACAACTTTACACCCCTCCTGATAGGCTCCATTTTTATTTGGGGTTGACACACACTTGAATACTGAACTTAGATCTGTGCCTGAGGGCAACTACAACACAGCAGCAGTTAGCTTCACTGTAAAATACTAAGGATTTCCTTGGCATTTTCTGTGTTCCAGCCCTGGCCCTGCAGCGGGCCCTCACAGGCGAGCACGTATTTGTTGAGGATCTGAGTGCCAATGTCCCGAAACTGAAGGCGATCTTCTTTGCGATCCATTGTGTCAGCGCTGCAATCCTCATACTTGACCGCCCAGAAACACATTTCCCCGATGTACATCATCGTCAacaggtgtgtgtcagagaaGATGCCTGATTAAAAAAACGGAGGTAGAAAGCGAGAATCATTATTGGCTCAGTCTAAAAGCGTTCTCCTAATTTAACTATAAAGtcacaacaaaacatgttctGCTATTATGAGAaaggtgaaaacatttttaccttCAGATAAGAAGCTTGCTGTAGCAGGGTCGTGGAGCACCACCCCATCGTTGAGCTTCACAGAGTTTCTCACCTGCAGCATCCGCATCAGGTAGCGCACACCTTCCTGAATACACTGgattaaaatatacaaaacaaacttgtttcaGAATCAGTCAAGTCCACATGAACACAAATGCAATTTACAGATATGCCTTGGATCTGTTTTTATAGTGTGGTACCTTAAGGAATGTGTCCTTGTTTTTCTTGATCCACTGTTTTCGTTGGTGAAGGGTGTGGCAGTACATGTACAGCACAGCTCCCCGTCTCCAATAGAGGCATTCTAACAGctccaagcccaacacagacTGCACCTGTAAGTTACAAAAATGATATGTTTAGTCCTGTCATATATGACATGGATGTGCGAGTGTGTTTTACAAAGccagaaacaacagagaaaactaAAGTGGAATCAACCATTTACTAGAAATGGTAACAAACAAGAAGATGAGAGCAAACAAAAAGGGTCTTATCGATTGTAAGAAACTGATACTGACTATTTATCTTTCATACATACACTCTTCTCCATTCAAATATGGAACAACGCACATcatgaaacagataaaaacactgtgaaaaatAGTTTAATAACCCATAACACATATACTCACTTCTTGTGCTGGTGCTAGCCTCCCTGCCAAAACTTCTGGCTCGGTCAGGTCTTGCAGCAGCTGCTGGATTTTAAATGGTGAACAGTCCTCAGGAAACTCCTGATCCACCAGCTTATTCTCTTCATAAAATGTGATGTCTAGGATCACCTgcaatgtaaa is a window of Labrus mixtus chromosome 5, fLabMix1.1, whole genome shotgun sequence DNA encoding:
- the fbxo4 gene encoding F-box only protein 4; its protein translation is MSGKTQQLSESVVIRSLRTFRDRYFPNSGFVGKSDLTSVEARDELQPGFLDSLPVDVQFLIMAYLSPADICRLGATSQYWRAMVRDRLLWRYFLLRDMPYWTSIDHLSMPQLEILDAPLINADESLDDREEGDDKGMESRFDYMSEYLKGCPSCRQQWLPSRPAYAVVTSFLQSLVASAEPRYAMFGPGMEQLDVSLVRRLMHAPDVLPVSGTPHRQINGIGSGISYLFNNQHKFNILTLYSTNRAERERARLEQQSVNNKLFSLEGTDDSGQPIYIPAPQVQQVCQVVDGFIYVANAEPGKGGGESEVAQIRALLSAAGGSASRPLLVLSCISREEPGAISRSTDTCRTSCVYMAKRLGLPQLANPWMVQDTVAESLSGLLDGISWLLRCSGVKVVGS
- the rimoc1 gene encoding RAB7A-interacting MON1-CCZ1 complex subunit 1, whose translation is MADEYRRQGFELERRIFELDIKCSSLRAEKQDDDYLQNASAILDKLKSYYRHGGESGNLSKVLQDYTQVILDITFYEENKLVDQEFPEDCSPFKIQQLLQDLTEPEVLAGRLAPAQEVQSVLGLELLECLYWRRGAVLYMYCHTLHQRKQWIKKNKDTFLKCIQEGVRYLMRMLQVRNSVKLNDGVVLHDPATASFLSEGIFSDTHLLTMMYIGEMCFWAVKYEDCSADTMDRKEDRLQFRDIGTQILNKYVLACEGPLQGQGWNTENAKEILSILQ